In a genomic window of Dyadobacter fermentans DSM 18053:
- a CDS encoding glycoside hydrolase family 2 TIM barrel-domain containing protein: MQFSTPRAFLTLFFLIQIVHHAAHAQAIPEWQDPQVISINTEKPRADFFPYTTEKAALAMDKKGSFVQSLNGSWKFKWAPHPSKAQLNFYDPKVSDASWDNIPVPSNWQVVGAREGRKYDRPIFSNIKHPFKATPPRINADTNAVGMYRTTFTVADVKDKQIFLHFGGVQSACYVWLNGVAIGYHEDGMTPFEFDVTEDVKAGVNNLAVEVINWSDGSYLEDQDYWRLSGIFRDVNLLLLPKVVLTDYSVRTILDANHDNATLKLSAFVKNYGQQPIHAHQVLFTLYDAAKNVVTTPVSQMVGTLEMGREGAVRAEMPVPSPAKWSAETPNLYMLTVQLMNSDGKVIEATSQRVGFRDVKIKGGQLLVNGKAITIKGVNRHEFDPETGRVISRESMMRDITLMKQHNINAVRTSHYPNASEWYDLCDQYGLYVMDEANIESHELWSKGIILADNPQWRSAFLARGNAMVERDKNHPSVIIWSLGNESGMGQNFVDMGDFIKLADPTRPIHYEGRKDYKPTTLSSFDIISVMYPSTQDMTELVKKDKTRPLIVCEYAHGMGNSVGNLKEYWDVIEKYPTMQGGFIWDWVDQGLKLKRPDGTDYWDYFNYLDGANAGDGLVNPDRTPQPELNEVKKVYQYVKFEMPDTLKTGEKALTLHNTYDFQSLNAFELVWSVIENGKPAGKGGSIANLNALPRHKQQLTIPYELPAASKPNAEYFLNLSLRLKDATLWAPKGHEVAWHQVPVVKPATPRPNLSLYGERPLRIAQISSARVQVAGQDFTVVFDKNEGRMISFKNKKEEMLESGPYANFWRVPTDNDEGGAAKSYATQWRNFGLDTLERVSSEMKTQRLTAQIYKVTLSQTLKQPKGEMDVQSVYMVYASGDIHVQNTFTPRGEWPPLAKIGMQLRMPATFTKTQWFGNGPHETYADRKTSAKVGIYAGTVAEQHFPYITPQENGNKTGIRWATVTNAEGTGLLVLSDTAFNFNVHDYTDKDLLAAKRRAAVLARGTSTTVNIDLAQMGLGGDDSWSPRVHEAYLLPAKTYSYAFRLRPIESTSNIEQIAAVRLPYVDQKETNESVSTAETAAATEEAVTEDEEEEEAVTAPVRKTTVKKAPVRKKVVRKKKPTRRRRR, translated from the coding sequence ATGCAATTTTCTACCCCCCGCGCATTTCTGACGCTGTTTTTTTTAATACAAATCGTGCACCACGCGGCTCATGCACAGGCCATTCCCGAATGGCAGGACCCGCAGGTGATCAGCATCAATACCGAAAAGCCCCGCGCCGATTTTTTCCCGTACACCACGGAAAAAGCCGCATTGGCAATGGACAAAAAAGGCTCGTTCGTGCAGTCGCTGAACGGCAGCTGGAAGTTCAAATGGGCACCGCATCCGTCGAAAGCGCAGCTGAATTTCTACGATCCCAAAGTCTCCGACGCAAGCTGGGATAACATCCCCGTTCCGTCCAACTGGCAGGTCGTCGGCGCGCGCGAAGGCCGCAAATACGACCGCCCGATTTTCAGCAACATCAAACACCCGTTTAAGGCCACGCCGCCGCGCATTAATGCGGATACCAATGCGGTAGGCATGTATCGAACCACGTTCACGGTCGCAGATGTGAAGGATAAGCAAATATTCCTGCATTTCGGTGGCGTGCAGTCTGCCTGCTATGTGTGGCTGAATGGTGTAGCGATCGGTTATCACGAGGACGGCATGACGCCATTCGAGTTCGACGTGACAGAAGATGTAAAGGCCGGCGTGAACAACCTGGCTGTGGAAGTTATCAATTGGTCAGACGGCAGCTACCTCGAAGACCAGGATTACTGGCGGCTGTCCGGCATTTTCCGGGATGTGAACCTGCTGCTTTTGCCAAAGGTAGTTTTGACAGATTATTCGGTAAGGACGATCCTGGACGCCAACCACGACAATGCGACTTTGAAACTCAGCGCATTTGTAAAAAACTACGGCCAGCAGCCCATTCATGCGCACCAGGTGCTGTTTACATTGTATGATGCTGCCAAAAACGTGGTGACTACGCCTGTGAGCCAGATGGTAGGCACGCTTGAAATGGGCCGCGAAGGTGCCGTCCGTGCCGAAATGCCGGTGCCGAGCCCCGCCAAATGGAGTGCCGAAACGCCGAATTTGTACATGCTCACCGTCCAGCTCATGAACTCCGACGGCAAGGTGATCGAGGCGACCAGCCAGCGCGTGGGCTTCCGGGATGTAAAAATCAAAGGCGGACAACTCCTTGTGAATGGCAAAGCGATAACCATCAAAGGCGTGAACCGCCACGAGTTCGATCCCGAAACCGGCCGTGTGATCAGCCGCGAGTCGATGATGCGGGACATTACTTTAATGAAGCAGCACAATATCAATGCCGTAAGGACCTCGCATTATCCCAATGCTTCCGAATGGTATGACCTGTGCGACCAATATGGCCTTTATGTGATGGATGAGGCCAATATCGAGAGCCACGAGCTGTGGAGCAAAGGCATTATCCTCGCCGACAACCCGCAATGGCGCTCGGCATTTCTCGCACGCGGCAATGCGATGGTGGAACGCGACAAAAACCACCCGTCGGTGATCATCTGGTCGCTGGGTAACGAGTCGGGAATGGGGCAGAATTTCGTGGATATGGGCGATTTCATCAAGCTCGCCGACCCTACCCGGCCGATCCATTACGAGGGCCGGAAAGATTACAAACCAACCACGCTGAGCAGTTTCGACATTATTTCCGTCATGTATCCATCCACGCAGGATATGACCGAGCTGGTTAAAAAGGACAAAACCCGCCCGCTGATCGTATGCGAATATGCGCACGGCATGGGCAATAGCGTCGGTAACCTCAAAGAATATTGGGACGTAATCGAAAAATATCCCACCATGCAAGGCGGCTTCATCTGGGACTGGGTGGACCAGGGACTCAAACTGAAACGCCCCGACGGCACCGATTACTGGGATTACTTCAATTACCTCGACGGCGCCAATGCCGGCGACGGCCTCGTGAACCCCGACCGCACGCCCCAGCCCGAGCTGAACGAAGTGAAAAAGGTGTATCAATATGTCAAATTTGAAATGCCCGACACGCTGAAAACTGGCGAAAAAGCCCTTACGCTGCACAATACCTACGACTTTCAGTCGCTGAATGCATTTGAACTGGTTTGGTCAGTGATCGAAAACGGCAAGCCGGCAGGCAAAGGCGGCAGCATTGCAAACCTGAATGCATTGCCGCGCCACAAACAGCAGCTTACCATCCCCTACGAGCTGCCTGCCGCTTCCAAACCGAATGCGGAATATTTTCTGAATCTGAGTTTGAGACTAAAAGATGCCACGCTGTGGGCGCCGAAAGGCCATGAAGTGGCCTGGCATCAGGTGCCGGTGGTGAAACCGGCCACACCGCGGCCAAACCTGAGCCTGTACGGCGAACGCCCGCTCCGCATTGCGCAAATCAGCTCGGCCCGCGTGCAGGTTGCCGGCCAGGATTTCACGGTGGTGTTCGACAAAAACGAAGGCCGCATGATTTCTTTTAAAAACAAAAAAGAAGAAATGCTCGAAAGCGGGCCATATGCCAACTTCTGGCGCGTCCCGACCGATAACGACGAAGGCGGCGCAGCCAAAAGCTACGCCACGCAATGGCGCAATTTCGGTCTGGATACATTGGAGCGCGTTTCCTCCGAAATGAAAACCCAGCGGCTCACGGCACAGATTTACAAGGTGACGCTCAGCCAGACATTAAAGCAGCCAAAAGGTGAAATGGATGTGCAATCGGTATATATGGTTTATGCTTCGGGCGACATTCATGTACAAAACACTTTCACGCCCCGCGGCGAATGGCCCCCGCTCGCCAAAATTGGCATGCAGCTCCGAATGCCGGCCACATTTACCAAAACCCAATGGTTCGGCAACGGCCCCCACGAAACCTATGCAGATCGTAAAACGAGCGCAAAAGTGGGCATTTACGCCGGAACGGTGGCCGAGCAGCATTTCCCTTACATTACGCCGCAGGAAAACGGCAATAAAACCGGCATTCGCTGGGCAACCGTCACCAATGCGGAAGGCACCGGCCTGCTCGTGCTGAGCGATACCGCGTTCAATTTCAACGTGCACGATTATACAGACAAAGACCTCCTGGCAGCAAAACGCCGCGCAGCGGTTTTGGCCCGGGGAACGTCCACGACCGTTAACATCGACCTCGCGCAAATGGGCCTGGGCGGCGACGATAGCTGGTCGCCGCGCGTGCATGAAGCGTACCTGCTGCCCGCGAAAACCTATTCATACGCATTCAGGCTGAGGCCGATCGAAAGCACTTCCAATATCGAGCAGATAGCGGCCGTGCGCCTGCCTTATGTGGATCAGAAAGAAACCAATGAGAGCGTCTCGACCGCGGAAACCGCTGCGGCGACCGAAGAAGCAGTAACAGAAGACGAAGAGGAAGAAGAGGCGGTAACAGCACCGGTACGCAAAACGACGGTCAAAAAAGCGCCTGTTCGCAAAAAGGTCGTGCGGAAGAAGAAACCGACCCGGCGCCGCAGGAGATAA
- a CDS encoding type III pantothenate kinase, giving the protein MLLAVDVGNTDTVFGLHGSGNWEHIWRMRSLVQENEAHYESKLRLHFLEAGLWFGDVETVVVSSVVPAIAPVILRMLRSLFGDGVIVVGPEIYPALSIEIDHPHEIGADLIANAVAVSTRYKQNCVVVDFGTALTFTTVSKDSKILGVAILPGLVTAVKALFANTAQLPEVPLELPQSAIGKNTVEAIQAGILLGYEGLVKSLLGRIRAELGGECIAVATGGLSSIIDTLRDEFTEIDRKLTLDGLRIIGESLRK; this is encoded by the coding sequence ATGCTTTTAGCCGTCGACGTTGGCAATACCGACACTGTTTTCGGGCTTCATGGTTCCGGTAACTGGGAGCACATCTGGCGGATGCGCTCGCTGGTGCAGGAAAACGAGGCGCATTACGAATCGAAACTGCGGCTGCATTTCCTGGAAGCGGGGCTGTGGTTTGGCGATGTGGAAACGGTGGTGGTGAGCAGCGTGGTGCCGGCAATTGCGCCAGTGATCCTACGGATGCTCCGTTCGCTGTTCGGAGACGGTGTGATCGTCGTCGGACCCGAGATTTATCCTGCATTATCCATTGAAATCGACCATCCGCACGAGATCGGCGCGGACCTGATCGCGAATGCGGTAGCCGTTTCCACGCGTTATAAACAGAATTGCGTGGTCGTCGATTTCGGGACTGCATTAACTTTTACGACTGTTTCCAAAGACAGCAAAATCCTGGGCGTAGCGATATTGCCGGGGCTGGTAACGGCCGTGAAAGCGTTATTTGCGAACACCGCGCAGCTGCCCGAAGTGCCGTTGGAACTGCCGCAGTCGGCGATTGGGAAAAACACGGTCGAGGCCATTCAGGCGGGCATTTTGCTGGGGTATGAAGGATTGGTGAAATCGCTGCTGGGCCGCATTCGTGCAGAGCTGGGCGGCGAATGCATTGCCGTTGCCACAGGCGGGTTATCGTCCATTATCGACACCCTCCGTGACGAGTTTACGGAAATTGATAGAAAATTAACATTGGACGGCCTGCGCATCATCGGCGAAAGCCTCAGGAAGTAG
- a CDS encoding DUF5777 family beta-barrel protein: MKVLRLLVMLMGSSTVLYAQDDLLNELSKQDSAQTVPVTATFKSTRVVNGQSVETMKKKHLDFRISHRFGKLNSGAYQFFGLDQATMRLGFEYGLTDDLMIGVGRSTSQKVYDFFGKYKLLKQSTGARIMPVSVTLFGGTGVATVDKEREFQDKLYYTAQVLVARKFGERLSLQLSPTYLYRTMPDVTGDEKVVLAVGIGGRFKLSKRVSLNGEYFYTAREKNTVTAPYHDSMSFGVDIETGGHVFQLHFTNSLGMIEKQFIGETAGSWGKGDIHYGFNISRTFSFDKKNKRQPN, from the coding sequence ATGAAAGTACTCCGCCTACTCGTGATGTTGATGGGTTCATCAACAGTTTTATATGCACAGGACGACTTGCTGAACGAACTTTCCAAACAGGACAGCGCGCAAACGGTGCCGGTTACCGCCACTTTCAAATCGACGCGCGTGGTGAATGGGCAGTCCGTGGAAACGATGAAAAAGAAGCACCTCGATTTCCGCATTTCGCACCGTTTCGGGAAGCTTAATTCGGGCGCCTACCAGTTTTTCGGGCTCGACCAGGCGACGATGCGGCTCGGTTTCGAATACGGGCTGACGGACGATCTGATGATCGGAGTGGGGCGCAGCACGTCGCAGAAGGTGTATGATTTTTTTGGTAAATATAAACTACTGAAACAGAGCACCGGCGCACGCATTATGCCGGTTTCGGTGACGCTGTTTGGCGGCACGGGCGTGGCTACGGTGGATAAGGAGCGGGAGTTTCAGGATAAGCTTTATTACACGGCCCAGGTGCTGGTAGCGCGCAAGTTTGGCGAAAGATTGTCGCTCCAACTGTCGCCAACCTACTTGTACCGCACCATGCCGGACGTGACCGGCGATGAAAAAGTAGTACTTGCCGTGGGCATCGGCGGGAGGTTTAAGCTGTCGAAACGCGTGTCTTTGAACGGGGAGTACTTTTACACCGCCCGCGAGAAGAACACGGTCACGGCCCCTTACCACGATTCCATGTCATTCGGCGTCGATATTGAGACGGGCGGGCACGTTTTTCAGCTGCATTTTACCAATTCCCTGGGCATGATCGAGAAGCAATTCATCGGTGAAACCGCCGGCAGCTGGGGCAAAGGGGATATCCATTACGGGTTCAACATTTCCCGGACTTTCAGTTTCGACAAGAAGAATAAGAGACAGCCAAACTGA
- a CDS encoding QcrA and Rieske domain-containing protein — MNSIEKGSMKRGEFLRSLGLSTSTLMAFYCLGTTMTACGSSDDDPNPNPDPGTGTGISGTTTGSNINFTVDLTNSNTSKLKTNGNSIITGDVLVAKTTAGSYVALSKICTHEGNPVAYRTTSNDIFCQSHGSTFTTAGAVTNGPATAALKTYTVTVSSDGNTLTVKA, encoded by the coding sequence ATGAACTCAATTGAAAAAGGAAGCATGAAAAGAGGCGAATTCCTGCGCAGCCTTGGGCTCAGCACCTCAACGTTAATGGCATTCTACTGCCTCGGCACCACTATGACGGCCTGCGGGTCCAGCGACGACGATCCGAACCCGAACCCCGACCCGGGGACAGGCACCGGCATCTCGGGAACAACCACCGGCTCGAACATCAATTTTACCGTGGATCTGACCAATTCGAACACTTCGAAGCTGAAAACCAATGGCAATTCTATCATTACCGGCGATGTGCTGGTAGCCAAAACCACCGCCGGCAGCTATGTGGCGTTGAGCAAGATTTGTACCCACGAGGGAAATCCGGTTGCATACAGGACGACATCCAATGATATTTTCTGTCAAAGCCACGGCTCGACATTCACCACGGCCGGTGCCGTAACGAACGGTCCGGCTACCGCTGCATTGAAAACGTATACTGTGACCGTTTCTTCCGACGGCAACACTTTAACCGTGAAAGCTTAA
- a CDS encoding gamma-glutamylcyclotransferase family protein, translating into MEKLYNIFTYGTLMQAFHNPYARKLRASSEYLGKGYFNGRLFRVEWYPGALFEPDAPTLVRGEIYQLHSLDILKELDEYEDVLEDEAASLYVRKVVPVRDSQEVVRGGEELVRDCWVYLYNQPVLDLPLIEDGYFKTTS; encoded by the coding sequence ATGGAAAAGTTATATAATATATTCACATACGGCACTCTGATGCAGGCATTTCACAACCCCTATGCGCGGAAGCTGCGAGCGTCGTCGGAGTACCTGGGAAAGGGGTATTTCAATGGCCGCTTATTCCGCGTGGAATGGTATCCGGGAGCCTTGTTCGAGCCTGATGCGCCTACGCTCGTGCGCGGCGAGATTTATCAATTGCATTCACTCGACATCCTAAAAGAACTCGATGAGTATGAGGATGTTCTGGAAGACGAGGCGGCGAGTTTGTATGTCAGGAAGGTGGTGCCTGTCAGGGATAGTCAGGAAGTGGTTAGGGGTGGTGAGGAGCTGGTCAGGGATTGTTGGGTGTATTTGTATAATCAGCCGGTTTTGGATTTGCCTTTGATTGAGGATGGGTATTTCAAAACTACTTCCTGA
- a CDS encoding YceI family protein encodes MKTHFFRVACLAMFSTALLSENAFAQMFSTSGGNTKFSASTPLENIEAENKKSQVILNTANSEIAIRMNMRDFVFPNKLMQEHFNENYIESEKYPTATFSGKVDKAPDYAKDGDYDVSATGKFTVHGVTRERTIKGKMKVEGGKITISSDFEVALVDHKIEVPKVVFVKIAQIIKVKAQYVLSPKK; translated from the coding sequence ATGAAAACGCACTTTTTCCGCGTGGCCTGCCTGGCCATGTTCAGTACCGCTTTGCTCTCTGAAAATGCATTCGCCCAAATGTTTTCAACCTCCGGCGGCAATACGAAGTTTTCGGCATCGACGCCTTTGGAAAACATCGAGGCAGAAAACAAAAAATCGCAAGTGATCCTGAATACGGCGAACAGCGAAATCGCGATCCGGATGAACATGCGCGACTTCGTTTTCCCGAACAAGCTCATGCAGGAGCATTTCAATGAGAATTACATCGAATCGGAGAAATACCCGACGGCCACGTTTTCGGGCAAAGTCGATAAGGCGCCGGATTATGCCAAAGACGGCGATTACGACGTGTCAGCCACCGGGAAGTTCACGGTTCACGGCGTGACCAGGGAGCGGACGATCAAAGGGAAGATGAAAGTGGAGGGAGGTAAAATCACGATCAGTTCCGACTTCGAGGTGGCGCTGGTGGACCATAAAATCGAAGTACCAAAAGTGGTTTTCGTGAAAATCGCGCAGATCATCAAAGTGAAGGCGCAGTATGTGCTGTCGCCAAAAAAATGA